A genomic region of Arachis hypogaea cultivar Tifrunner chromosome 5, arahy.Tifrunner.gnm2.J5K5, whole genome shotgun sequence contains the following coding sequences:
- the LOC112801637 gene encoding 14-3-3-like protein GF14 iota, which translates to MSTEKERETQVYLAKLAEQAERYEEMVECMKKVAKLDLELTVEERNLLSVGYKNVIGARRASWRIMSSIEQKEESKGNEHNVKLIKSYCQKVEEELSKICNDILTIIDQHLISSSTSAEANVFYYKMKGDYFRYLAEFKTDQERKEAAEQSLKGYEAASATANTDLPPTHPIRLGLALNVSVFYYEIMNSPERACHLAKQAFDEAIAELDTLSEESYKDSTLIMQLLRDNLTLWTSDLPEDGGEDNVKAEEAKPTETEH; encoded by the exons ATGTCGacggagaaggagagagagacccAAGTTTATTTGGCTAAACTTGCTGAACAAGCGGAGAGATATGAAG AAATGGTCGAATGCATGAAGAAAGTAGCGAAACTTGATCTTGAGCTAACTGTTGAAGAGAGGAATCTCCTATCAGTTGGATACAAAAACGTCATTGGTGCAAGGAGAGCCTCTTGGCGCATAATGTCCTCAATCGAGCAAAAGGAAGAGTCTAAGGGTAATGAGCACAATGTTAAGCTGATCAAGAGCTATTGTCAAAAGGTTGAGGAGGAACTCTCAAAGATTTGCAATGACATTCTCACAATTATAGACCAACATCTGATTTCCTCTTCCACCTCAGCAGAAGCTAATGTTTTCTACTATAAGAT GAAAGGTGATTATTTTCGATATCTTGCAGAGTTCAAAACTgaccaagaaaggaaagaggcAGCTGAGCAATCGCTCAAAGGATATGAA GCTGCTTCAGCAACTGCAAACACAGATCTTCCACCAACGCATCCAATCCGTCTTGGACTTGCACTCAACGTTTCTGTGTTTTATTATGAAATAATGAACTCTCCTGAAAG GGCTTGCCATTTAGCAAAACAAGCTTTTGACGAGGCAATTGCAGAATTGGACACATTGAGTGAAGAATCATACAAGGATAGCACTTTGATCATGCAGTTGTTGAGAGACAACCTAACTCTCTGGACCTCCGACTTACCTGAGGATGGAG GTGAGGATAACGTAAAAGCTGAAGAAGCCAAACCTACTGAGACTGAG CATTGA